Proteins encoded within one genomic window of Microcebus murinus isolate Inina chromosome 8, M.murinus_Inina_mat1.0, whole genome shotgun sequence:
- the STAT1 gene encoding signal transducer and activator of transcription 1-alpha/beta has product MSQWYELQQLDSKFLEQVHQLYDDNFPMEIRQYLAQWLEKQDWEHAANDVSFATIRFHDLLSQLDDQYSRFSLENNFLLQHNIRKSKRNLQDNFQEDPILMSMIICNCLKEERKILENAQRFNQAQSGNMQSTVMLDKQKELDGKVRNVKDKVMCIEHEIKSLEDLQDEYDFKCKTLQNREHETNGMAKSEQKQEQLLIQKMYLMLDNKRKEVVLKIVELLNITELTQNALINNELVEWKQRQQSACIGGPPNACLDQLQNWFTIVAESLQQVRQQLKKLEELEQKYTYEHDPITKNKQVLWDRTFNLFQQLIQSSFVVERQPCMPTHPQRPLVLKTGVQFTVKLRLLVKLQELNYNLKVKVLFDKDVNERNTVKGFRKFNILGTHTKVMNMEESTNGSLAAEFRHLQLKEQKNAGTRTNEGPLIVTEELHSLSFETQLCQPGLVIDLETTSLPVVVISNVSQLPSGWASILWYNMLVTEPRNLSFFLNPPCARWSQLSEVLSWQFSSVTKRGLNVDQLTMLGEKLLGPNASVDGLIPWTRFCKENINDKNFSFWLWIENILELIKKHLLSLWNDGCIMGFISKERERALLMDQQSGTFLLRFSESCREGAITFTWVERSQNGGEPHIHAVEPYTKKELSAVTFPDIIRNYKVMAAENIPENPLKYLYPNIDKDHAFGKYYSRPKEAPEPMELDGPKGTGYIKTELISVSEVHPSRLQTTDNLLPMSPEEFDEVSRIVGTVEFDSMMNAV; this is encoded by the exons ATGTCTCAGTGGTATGAACTTCAGCAACTTGACTCCAAATTCCTGGAGCAGGTTCATCAGCTTTATGATGATAATTTTCCCATGGAAATCAGACAATACCTCGCACAGTGGCTAGAAAAGCAAGACTG GGAACACGCTGCCAATGATGTTTCATTTGCCACCATCCGTTTTCATGACCTCCTATCACAGCTGGATGATCAATATAGTCGCTTTTCTTTGGAGAATAATTTTTTGTTGCAGCATAACATAAGGAAAAGCAAGCGTAATCTTCAG GATAATTTTCAGGAAGACCCAATCCTGATGTCTATGATCATCTGTAACTGtctgaaggaggaaagaaagatttTGGAAAATGCCCAGAGATTTAATCAG GCCCAGTCAGGGAACATGCAGAGCACTGTGATGTTGGACAAACAGAAGGAGCTTGACGGCAAAGTCAGAAACGTGAAGGACAAAGTTATG TGCATAGAACATGAAATCAAGAGCCTAGAAGATTTACAAGATGAATATGACTTTAAATGCAAAACCCTGCAGAACAGAG AACATGAAACCAATGGTATGGCAAAGAGTGAACAGAAACAAGAACAGCTTTTAATCCAGAAGATGTATTTAATGCTTGACAATAAAAGAAAG GAAGTAGTTCTCAAAATAGTAGAGCTGTTGAACATCACTGAGCTTACCCAGAACGCCCTGATTAACAACGAGCTGGTGGAGTGGAAGCAGAGGCAGCAGAGCGCCTGCATTGGGGGACCGCCCAACGCTTGCCTCGATCAGCTCCAGAACTG GTTCACCATAGTTGCGGAGAGTCTGCAGCAGGTTCGTCAGCAGCTTAAAAAGCTGGAGGAATTGGAGCAGAAATACACCTATGAGCATGACCCcatcacaaaaaacaaacaagtgttATGGGACCGCACCTTCAACCTGTTTCAGCAGCTCATTCAGAG CTCATTTGTGGTGGAGAGACAGCCCTGCATGCCAACTCATCCTCAGAGGCCACTGGTCTTGAAGACTGGGGTGCAGTTCACCGTGAAGCTGAG attgTTGGTGAAATTGCAAGAGCTGAATTATAACTTGAAGGTCAAAGTCTTATTTGATAA agatgtgAATGAGAGAAATACAGTAAAAGG ATTTAGAAAGTTCAATATCTTGGGCACTCACACGAAAGTGATGAACATGGAGGAGTCCACCAATGGAAGTCTGGCGGCCGAATTTCGACACCTG CaactgaaagaacagaaaaatgctGGCACCAGAACTAACGAG GGTCCTCTCATTGTTACTGAAGAGCTTCACTCCCTTAGTTTTGAAACCCAGTTGTGCCAGCCTGGTTTGGTAATTGATCTCGAG ACGACCTCTCTGCCTGTCGTCGTGATCTCCAACGTCAGCCAGCTCCCGAGTGGCTGGGCCTCCATCCTGTGGTACAACATGCTGGTGACAGAACCCAGG AATCTGTCGTTCTTCCTGAACCCTCCGTGTGCACGATGGTCTCAGCTTTCAGAGGTGCTGAGTTGGCAGTTTTCTTCTGTCACCAAGAGAGGTCTCAATGTGGACCAGCTGACCATGTTGGGAGAGAAGCTTCTTG GTCCTAACGCCAGCGTCGATGGTCTTATTCCATGGACCAGGTTTTGTAAG gaaaatataaatgataaaaatttttcctTCTGGCTGTGGATTGAAAACATCCTAGAACTCATTAAAAAACACCTGCTCTCTCTCTGGAATGATGG GTGCATCATGGGCTTCATCAGCAAGGAGCGGGAACGCGCTCTGCTGATGGACCAGCAGTCGGGGACGTTCCTGCTGCGCTTCAGCGAGAGCTGCCGGGAAGGCGCCATCACGTTCACGTGGGTGGAGCGCTCCCAAAACGGAGGCG aACCTCACATCCATGCGGTTGAACCCTACACGAAGAAAGAACTCTCTGCTGTTACTTTCCCTGATATCATTCGCAATTACAAAGTCATGGCGGCTGAGAACATTCCAGAGAATCCCCTGAAGTATCTGTATCCGAATATTGACAAAGACCATGCCTTTGGGAAGTATTACTCCAGGCCAAAGGAAG CACCAGAACCCATGGAACTTGATGGCCCTAAAGGAACTGGATACATCAAGACTGAGTTGATTTCTGTGTCTGAAGT TCACCCTTCTAGACTCCAGACCACAGACAACCTGCTTCCAATGTCTCCCGAGGAGTTTGATGAGGTGTCCCGGATAGTGGGCACTGTGGAGTTCGACAGCATG atgaatgCAGTATAG